A single genomic interval of Candidatus Hydrogenedentota bacterium harbors:
- a CDS encoding CehA/McbA family metallohydrolase, translated as MSVSRHYSSPYISGETAWLRGNLHTHTTDSDGNLSPQQTVAAYAAMGYDFLMISDHDRMTPVDTLDPCGMVLLQGNEITSGGPHVLHVGAREVVEPLPDRQAVIDAILADGGLAVMNHPNWESHFNHCPQSVLEGLTGYMGIEVFNGVTLHAEGCPYAMDRWDMLLSQGRRVWGFAHDDNHADEHRGLGWIMVQGGDRSPEALLYALKNGRFYASTGVFITRMDTEDCVLRIQTQNAQSFHVIGDHGRVLARVTGKNLEYGVPELLNAAYLRVECFGPGAAMAWTQPFFLS; from the coding sequence ATGAGCGTTTCCCGGCATTACTCCAGCCCGTATATTTCCGGCGAAACGGCGTGGCTGCGGGGCAACCTGCACACGCACACCACGGACAGCGACGGCAACCTCTCCCCGCAGCAGACAGTGGCGGCCTACGCCGCCATGGGCTACGACTTTCTGATGATCAGCGACCACGACCGGATGACCCCCGTGGACACACTGGACCCGTGCGGCATGGTCCTCCTGCAGGGGAACGAGATCACCAGCGGCGGGCCGCACGTGCTGCATGTGGGCGCGCGGGAGGTGGTCGAGCCACTGCCCGACCGGCAGGCGGTCATTGACGCCATCCTCGCCGACGGCGGCCTGGCCGTCATGAACCACCCCAACTGGGAGTCCCATTTCAACCACTGCCCCCAGTCCGTGCTCGAGGGGCTCACGGGCTACATGGGCATCGAGGTCTTCAACGGGGTGACCCTCCACGCCGAGGGCTGCCCCTACGCCATGGACCGCTGGGACATGCTGCTGAGCCAGGGGCGGCGGGTGTGGGGCTTCGCCCACGACGACAACCACGCCGACGAGCACCGGGGGCTGGGGTGGATTATGGTCCAGGGCGGGGACCGCAGCCCGGAGGCCCTGCTCTACGCGCTGAAAAACGGCCGGTTCTACGCCTCCACCGGCGTGTTCATCACGCGCATGGACACGGAGGACTGCGTTCTCCGCATCCAGACGCAAAACGCCCAGTCCTTCCACGTCATCGGCGACCATGGCCGGGTGCTTGCCCGCGTCACGGGAAAAAACCTCGAGTACGGGGTGCCCGAACTGCTCAACGCCGCCTATCTCCGCGTGGAGTGTTTCGGCCCCGG